The sequence below is a genomic window from Candidatus Poribacteria bacterium.
GGAGGTTAGTGAGGAGATTATCGACCGGATTCAGCAAGAGAAAGCAGAGGCGGAATTCACAGCATGGTTAGTCCAACAGAGACAAGAGGTAAGTTGGCACATTTTGGGCGACGCACTGGACCAGGAGAACACGACGAAGTGAGCAGATGCGGAATTATTATAACCTACCCCTCACGGAAAATAGAGAGATAAAGCGGAACGTTCTAACAGAGAAATGGCATCTATTTTTTCTGGGAGTTCTCCTATTTTTGTTTACTACGACAACGTTTGGAGATCTCTTATCCAACGATATAACGAACTATCCGAAGCCATTTCAGAAGCGGTTAAAGGATGCACAGCGGGCATTCCAGGCAGAGGAGTGGCGCGAGGCACTCCAATTATATCAACGTCTTACCGAGGAAGCACCCGAATTTCCAATTGTCCACATCGGAGTGGGGGATGCCGCTGCAAAGTTGAAGGATTATCCCACCGCTATTGCTGCTTTCCAACGCGCCTTGCAACACCTCTCAACCGAACCACAAGGCAATATTACAAAGTCACGCCTACGGGTTATAGTTCAGGCTAAACTTGCTGCTGCATATCACCGCAACAAGGAGCTTGACGAGGCTGATACGTGGTTTCAAAAAGCCGTCAAAGGTACTGGTGAGGACACACCCGCGGCGTGGTACGTCGCTTTGGGACAGATTGAGACGGAGCGTGGGAACTTAGAGCAGGCGCGCAGATATTATATTGTTGCTGTCCAACTGCACCCGGACACGACTGCTGCCTATAACAACCTCGGGCATGTGCTTCTCAAGCTCAATCGGATTGACGAAGCCGATGCCGTTTTTAGGGAGGCACTCGCGCAAGATGAGACGCTTGCCAGTGCAGCGTTCGGACGTGGTAAAGTCGGTTTAAGGCGTGGACAGCTCACGATTGCTCGACGTTTTTATGAACGTGCTGTCCGCTATGCACCGCGCGAACCGGTATTTCACGAGTCACTCGCAGATGTTCTACGCGATATAGGAAACGCCAAGGAGGCGAAAGCTGCTGAAACGCGCTATCGTCGAACGCTTGCTGAACGCTATCTCCGTCAGGCGCATTGGTTCATTCAAGAAAAGCAGCTACGACCTGCCTTAGTGCCCCTGCAGAAGGCACTTGATACGGATGACACGTTTACGCCTGCCTTGAAAGATTATGCCTATGTTCAGATGCAGCTCGGTGAATTGACAAGTGCTAGGCGGTCGTATCAGCGTGTCCTTACGATAGAGCCGACCTCACGTCAGGCACTTTTACATCTCGGTATAATAGAAGCAAAGCTTGGAGATCAAACAACGGCTGTATCATACTATCTTACACTCATTCAGCATGAACCTGATTTTATGAATGCCTATGTGCAGCTTGCAAACTTGCATGAGAGCATCGGAGACTTGGAAGCTGCTGGGCAGGCTTTGACAATGGGAATACAGCACGAACCGACGTGGGCACCCGGGTATTTGTGGCGTGGAAAAATTTATCAGAAACAGGGAGCATCTGATATGGCGGAGACCGATTTTCGTCGTGCAGTCCAGCTCGCACCGGATGTTTCGTTTCCAAAAGAGGCGTTGGCCTCCTTGCTTGCATGGGAAAATAGGAAGCTTGATGAAGCACTTACCCTTGCTGAGACGGCTGTCAAAAGCGATGGGCAACCCGCACACCGTGCCACACTGGCACTTGTTTATCACCGTCTCAACCGGGTCCTCGATGCTGGACGTGAAATTGAGGCTGCCTTTGCCCAAGCCCCTAATCATCTCTATATTCTTAAAATTCGCTCAGAAATCCTAAAAACTGATCCATAAAGGCGATCTACGAGAGCACTAAGGATGCTATTTTCAATCTCGACGATATACATTGTGGTCCAAACTGTCAGTCTGTGAGAGGTCCTGCGCAAACTAACAGTTTGCGCTACAAGTAGAAATCTTTTATTTAGCTCAGGTTTTTTACATTTTTTATTGCAAATTAAAATGTAATATTGTATAATTTACCCAAATTGTATGGTATATGGATTTGGAGAGGCACTCTCTGACGTGATAGGCTTATTGCTTTAAAGCCTCGGTAGGACAGGTTTGCCACTCTTCCTTAACTTCTTACTTTAGGATATAGAATAAGGAGCATTAACAATGTTAAAATTTCAGATTCTTTTAATTGCTATTTTGGTTAGTTGTCTCGCCTTTGTATCTTGTGAAAGGGCACAGCAAGTTATGATGCCTGCTACCGATGAAATGATGCAGGATGGCAGTCCGTCAGAAGACATGATGGACGATCATGACATGATGGATGACGGCATGATGGACGACGGCATGATGGACGATCATGACATGATGGATGATGACATGATGGATGACGACATGATGGATGACGGCATGATGGATGATGACATGATGGACGACGGCATGATGGACGACGGCATGATGGACGATCATGACATGGCAGACGACAGCATGATGGACGATCATGACATGATGGACGATCATCACATGGCGGACGACGACATGATGGATGATGACATGATGGATGACGACATGGATGATGCCCAATAGTGTTATGTTGTTTCACGATGTTTCTAAAAAGGGATCGGTACCCGTATTCTGGTTACTGATCCTTTTTTATGCTAAATCTTCTCGGGAATACCGAGAAGAGCATTTTGTGGGCGCGAGGGCCCCTCGCCTATCCTTAGAAAGCATGCCCAATTATTTATCATCCTCACCATAAATCGCCTTGGAAAAACCCAATTTTTCTTGAAAGTAAAATGAAAGTATGTTATAATCTAAGGTGAAGTTGTATGATACTCGGTTCTGAAGATCAATACAATGAAGTAGGCAGACTTTGTTTTTTAGTCTGCAGATCTTCTTAAACTTTAGACTCCTTAATTTTAGATTTTCGGTACGATTTTCTAATTTCAGTTCTTCGCCTAAATTGGGCAAGAACCTTGAAACTAAAGAAATTTGCTTCTTAAACTCTTACATTAGCAAGGATAACCAACATTTTGATGACAATAAAATTTCAGACGGCTTTGATTGCTGTTTTAATCGGTTGTGTCACTTTCGTATCCTGCGAGAGAGCGCAGAAAGTCTTGAAACCAGCTACCGATGAGATGATGACTGTTGATGATATGGTAACCACCGATGATATGGTGGATATGATGGATATGATGGATAGCATGATGATGGATATGATGGCACACAAGTCATGGGCACACGTTATGCTTCCGGCACCAGGCCCGCAAGAGGCAGCTACGACCCCCGCTGAGACAGGGGCAGCTCACAATCCACCGCCGATAGACGGGGGCGCGCTTACCGCACGCACTGTTTATATCAACGATATCGGTGCTATGGCGAATAAGGCGGGAGCAGCAGAATATCCAGCTGGT
It includes:
- a CDS encoding tetratricopeptide repeat protein, coding for MRNYYNLPLTENREIKRNVLTEKWHLFFLGVLLFLFTTTTFGDLLSNDITNYPKPFQKRLKDAQRAFQAEEWREALQLYQRLTEEAPEFPIVHIGVGDAAAKLKDYPTAIAAFQRALQHLSTEPQGNITKSRLRVIVQAKLAAAYHRNKELDEADTWFQKAVKGTGEDTPAAWYVALGQIETERGNLEQARRYYIVAVQLHPDTTAAYNNLGHVLLKLNRIDEADAVFREALAQDETLASAAFGRGKVGLRRGQLTIARRFYERAVRYAPREPVFHESLADVLRDIGNAKEAKAAETRYRRTLAERYLRQAHWFIQEKQLRPALVPLQKALDTDDTFTPALKDYAYVQMQLGELTSARRSYQRVLTIEPTSRQALLHLGIIEAKLGDQTTAVSYYLTLIQHEPDFMNAYVQLANLHESIGDLEAAGQALTMGIQHEPTWAPGYLWRGKIYQKQGASDMAETDFRRAVQLAPDVSFPKEALASLLAWENRKLDEALTLAETAVKSDGQPAHRATLALVYHRLNRVLDAGREIEAAFAQAPNHLYILKIRSEILKTDP
- a CDS encoding cytochrome P460 family protein produces the protein MTIKFQTALIAVLIGCVTFVSCERAQKVLKPATDEMMTVDDMVTTDDMVDMMDMMDSMMMDMMAHKSWAHVMLPAPGPQEAATTPAETGAAHNPPPIDGGALTARTVYINDIGAMANKAGAAEYPAGTVIVKEIMDKTETFVDKVAVMMKSDDMMYAGHNGWVYKKYLRASADDPYMQIRGSDLEDAGNGCHGCHIGATNDSVFVSLPMDDMMMDDSMADMADDMADMADDTTADDMDEANGGNAQ